GCACAAGGTGGTGGTTTTGATGAAAAGATGAATCGCTTGCCGACCTACGATGCAATTAAAAACGAAGCCAATAACGGCTTAAAAAACGACACAGCGACCATTGCCATGGCACGCACTCAAGACCCACATTCAGCCACACGGCAGTTTTTCATTAATCTCAATGACAATGATTTTCTCAACTACGATGTGCAGCCTCCGGGTTATGCGGTGTTTGGCAAGGTGACCGACGGCTTTAGCGTGGTGCAAGAGATGGCCACTAATCCAACCAAGAGCCAAGGTCGGATGAGCGACATTCCGGTCGTGCCGATTGTCATCACCAAAGCCACTTTACTTCCATAATGACCCGCCCCTTGATAAAAAGGGGCGCGTTCTATTTTTCCGGGATAGGTTATGTCTTCTTCCCCTGCCATTTCTTGGCGCGAGACCTTACAAAGCTACCTAGATAGACGTTTGCTGTGGGTATTTATGCTCGGA
The Vibrio navarrensis DNA segment above includes these coding regions:
- a CDS encoding peptidylprolyl isomerase gives rise to the protein MLKPTMKAIITTMALLSSLAYAGPKVAFETTLGTITIELDEEKAPNTVANFLKYVNDGSYVGSQFHRVIPGFMAQGGGFDEKMNRLPTYDAIKNEANNGLKNDTATIAMARTQDPHSATRQFFINLNDNDFLNYDVQPPGYAVFGKVTDGFSVVQEMATNPTKSQGRMSDIPVVPIVITKATLLP